In Pseudomonas sp. MM213, a genomic segment contains:
- a CDS encoding MFS transporter, with protein sequence MTNLNTPTTFVPGRLEQMSTRIAFFIAGFGIAAWAPLVPYAKARAGLDEGTLGLLLLCLGVGSILAMPMAGLLATRFGCRRVLTGGTLLICLALPLLATVSSVPALIAALFMFGAGLGTVDSTVNLQAVIVERASGKTMISGFHGLFSLGGIVGAAGVSALLGFGVSPLGAMLVVIVLLLIALCKAAPHLLPYGSESSGPAFAIPHGIVLFIGGMCFIVFLAEGAALDWSAVFLAQERGIDTAYAGLGYAAFALTMTAGRLTGDKIVRRLGATRVIVFGGLTAATGLFLATFAPSWEMALVGYALLGAGCSNIVPVLYTAVGKQTVMPESIAVPAITTLGYAGILAGPAVIGFIAHGSSLSFAFGLMAVLLVAVAIGGKVLKA encoded by the coding sequence ATGACCAACCTCAACACGCCCACCACTTTCGTGCCCGGACGCCTGGAACAGATGTCCACGCGCATTGCCTTTTTCATCGCCGGTTTCGGGATTGCCGCGTGGGCGCCGCTGGTGCCTTACGCCAAGGCCCGGGCCGGGCTGGATGAAGGCACCCTCGGTTTGCTGCTGTTGTGCCTGGGGGTGGGCTCGATTCTGGCGATGCCGATGGCGGGGTTGCTGGCCACGCGTTTCGGCTGCCGGCGCGTGCTGACGGGCGGTACGTTGTTGATCTGTCTGGCGCTGCCACTGTTGGCGACGGTGTCCTCGGTCCCGGCGCTGATAGCGGCCTTGTTCATGTTCGGCGCGGGCCTCGGCACGGTGGATTCGACGGTGAACCTGCAAGCGGTGATCGTCGAGCGCGCCAGCGGCAAAACCATGATATCGGGTTTCCACGGGCTGTTCAGCCTCGGCGGGATTGTCGGGGCGGCGGGCGTCAGTGCCCTGCTCGGCTTTGGGGTTTCTCCGTTGGGGGCGATGCTGGTGGTGATCGTGCTGCTGCTGATCGCACTGTGCAAAGCCGCGCCGCACCTGCTGCCGTATGGCAGCGAAAGTTCCGGGCCGGCCTTTGCCATTCCCCACGGCATCGTGCTGTTTATCGGCGGCATGTGTTTCATCGTGTTCCTCGCCGAGGGCGCGGCGCTGGACTGGAGCGCGGTGTTCCTGGCGCAGGAACGCGGGATCGACACGGCCTATGCGGGATTGGGTTATGCGGCGTTTGCGCTGACCATGACGGCCGGGCGGTTGACCGGTGACAAGATCGTCCGGCGCCTAGGCGCGACACGGGTGATCGTGTTCGGTGGGCTGACGGCCGCTACCGGCCTGTTTCTGGCGACGTTCGCACCGAGCTGGGAGATGGCGCTGGTGGGTTATGCGCTGCTGGGCGCGGGCTGCTCGAATATCGTGCCGGTGCTGTACACCGCCGTGGGCAAGCAGACGGTCATGCCTGAAAGCATTGCCGTGCCGGCGATTACGACGCTGGGTTACGCGGGGATTCTGGCGGGGCCGGCGGTGATCGGGTTCATCGCCCACGGCAGCAGTTTGAGTTTTGCCTTTGGGCTGATGGCGGTGTTGCTGGTGGCGGTTGCCATTGGCGGGAAGGTGTTGAAGGCCTGA
- a CDS encoding TonB-dependent siderophore receptor yields MKKTTAKNNNSLWLPLALALAVNAALPQAFAADAIHIPAQPLGQALSELGQQTSLQVFFSPELVAGKQAPAVDGNLSPEQALRQLLQGSGLEYQIDEGSVTLTPAPSPTSATNGPLELGVTDIKVVGDWLGDADAAVVQNHPGARTVIRREAMVEQGAMNVGDVLKRVPGVQVQEANGTGGSDISLNVGVRGLTSRLSPRSTVLIDGVPAAFAPYGQPQLSMAPISSGNLDSIDVVRGAGSVRYGPQNVGGVINFVTRAIPEKASAEIGTTLETSKHGGWKHIDTAFAGGTADNGMGVALLYSGVNGNGYRERNNGNDIDDVLLKTHWAPTDVDDFSLNLHYYDASADMPGGLTQAQYDANPFQSDRNNDNFSGRRKDVSFKWARQIDDRTQAEVLTYYSDSFRGSNIAARDQKTIGSFPRTYYTFGIEPRVSHVFDVGPTTQEVSVGYRYLKEGMHEQATRLELNKSNEPVVTKASDGHVYQDRTGGTEANSVYLDDKIDVGNWTITPGIRFEHISTDWHERPGRDADGKRVTEKNRSIESNEPLPALSVMYHISDAWKLFANYETSFGSLQYFQLGQGGTGDSTANGLEPEKAKTYELGTRYNDDVWGGEVTLFYIDFDKELQYISNDAGWTNLGATTHQGVEASVHYDMAALDPRLDGLSANAGFTYTRAVYEGEIPGFKGRDLPFYSRQVATAGLRYDIDRWTYNVDAFAQSKQRSPGVAVNSNGSFTNNYITEGTADGQYGDIPGYVTWNVRGGYDFGAQLSNLKVGAGVKNIFDKQYFTRSSDNNSGMYVGAPRTFFVQASVGF; encoded by the coding sequence GTGAAAAAAACCACCGCTAAAAACAACAACTCCCTTTGGTTGCCGCTGGCCCTTGCGCTGGCGGTCAACGCTGCGCTGCCCCAGGCCTTTGCCGCCGATGCCATTCACATCCCGGCGCAACCCTTGGGTCAGGCGCTGAGCGAGCTCGGCCAGCAAACCTCGTTGCAGGTTTTTTTCAGTCCTGAACTGGTCGCCGGCAAACAGGCCCCGGCGGTGGATGGCAACCTTTCGCCGGAGCAAGCCTTGCGCCAATTGCTGCAGGGCAGCGGTCTCGAGTATCAGATCGACGAAGGTTCGGTGACCCTGACGCCGGCTCCATCGCCGACTTCCGCCACCAACGGCCCGCTGGAACTGGGCGTGACTGACATCAAGGTCGTCGGTGACTGGCTCGGTGACGCCGATGCCGCCGTGGTGCAGAACCATCCCGGCGCCCGCACGGTGATTCGTCGCGAAGCCATGGTCGAGCAAGGCGCGATGAACGTCGGCGACGTGTTGAAGCGCGTGCCCGGCGTGCAAGTGCAAGAAGCCAACGGCACTGGCGGCAGCGATATCTCCCTGAACGTCGGCGTGCGCGGCCTGACTTCGCGTCTGTCGCCACGCTCCACCGTGCTGATCGACGGCGTACCGGCCGCATTCGCACCGTATGGCCAGCCGCAGCTGTCCATGGCGCCGATTTCCTCGGGTAACCTCGACAGCATCGACGTGGTGCGCGGTGCCGGTTCCGTGCGCTACGGGCCGCAAAACGTTGGCGGTGTGATCAACTTCGTGACCCGCGCAATCCCGGAAAAAGCCTCCGCCGAAATCGGCACCACCCTGGAAACCTCCAAGCACGGTGGCTGGAAGCACATCGACACGGCGTTTGCCGGCGGTACCGCGGACAACGGCATGGGCGTGGCGCTGTTGTACTCGGGCGTGAACGGCAACGGTTACCGTGAGCGCAACAACGGCAACGACATCGACGACGTGCTGCTCAAGACCCACTGGGCGCCGACCGATGTCGACGACTTCAGCCTCAACCTGCATTACTACGACGCCAGCGCCGACATGCCCGGCGGCCTGACTCAGGCGCAGTACGACGCCAATCCGTTTCAGTCCGACCGCAACAACGACAACTTCAGCGGGCGCCGCAAGGACGTCTCGTTCAAGTGGGCACGGCAGATCGATGACCGTACCCAGGCAGAAGTGCTGACGTACTACTCCGACAGCTTCCGTGGCAGCAACATCGCCGCCCGCGACCAGAAGACTATCGGCTCGTTCCCGCGTACCTATTACACCTTCGGCATCGAACCGCGGGTGTCCCATGTGTTCGACGTGGGCCCGACCACCCAGGAAGTCAGCGTCGGTTATCGCTACCTCAAGGAAGGCATGCACGAACAGGCGACCCGTCTGGAGCTGAACAAGAGCAACGAGCCTGTCGTGACCAAGGCCTCGGACGGCCATGTGTACCAGGACCGCACCGGCGGTACGGAAGCCAACTCCGTTTACCTCGACGACAAGATCGACGTCGGCAACTGGACGATTACCCCCGGCATCCGTTTCGAGCACATCAGCACCGACTGGCATGAGCGCCCCGGACGCGATGCCGATGGCAAGCGTGTGACGGAGAAGAATCGCAGCATCGAAAGCAACGAGCCGCTGCCGGCCTTGAGCGTGATGTATCACATTTCCGATGCCTGGAAACTGTTCGCCAACTACGAGACTTCGTTCGGCAGCCTGCAGTATTTCCAGCTCGGTCAGGGCGGTACGGGTGACAGCACCGCCAACGGTCTGGAGCCGGAAAAAGCCAAGACCTACGAGCTCGGCACGCGCTACAACGATGATGTGTGGGGCGGCGAAGTGACGCTGTTCTACATCGACTTCGATAAAGAGTTGCAGTACATCAGCAACGATGCGGGCTGGACCAACCTCGGCGCAACCACGCACCAGGGCGTTGAAGCATCGGTGCATTACGACATGGCGGCACTGGACCCACGGCTCGACGGCCTGAGCGCCAACGCCGGTTTCACCTACACACGTGCCGTGTATGAAGGGGAGATTCCGGGCTTCAAGGGCCGTGACCTGCCGTTCTATTCGCGCCAGGTCGCAACTGCCGGCTTGCGATATGACATCGACCGCTGGACCTACAACGTCGATGCGTTTGCCCAGTCCAAACAACGTTCGCCGGGCGTTGCCGTGAATTCCAATGGCAGCTTCACCAACAACTACATCACCGAAGGCACTGCCGACGGTCAGTACGGCGACATTCCTGGTTACGTCACCTGGAACGTGCGGGGCGGTTATGACTTCGGCGCGCAGCTATCGAACCTGAAAGTCGGCGCCGGGGTGAAAAACATCTTCGACAAACAGTACTTCACCCGCTCCAGCGACAACAACTCGGGCATGTACGTCGGCGCACCGCGCACGTTCTTCGTGCAGGCCAGTGTCGGGTTCTGA
- a CDS encoding FecR family protein: protein MMDTRDCACGQTTVRDEAAQWFVRLQEPAIDVEERQRFEYWLNEHPQHRDEFQLLQGLWTAADLVPRARLQALCETPSARSKRRPLVRYAVAASVVAVALGLGLFSGLNQPASYTAEYSTTMGERRQVALPDGSVIDLNSRSRLQVRFEKSQRGIELTQGEAMFSVAHDSDRPFVVQAGSGKVTVTGTRFDVRRGARDTRVVVEQGTVRVQGHGAADNEFVNLTAGLGTRIDAQGKVAAAYAVNPAELTAWRNGKLVFNNASLAEVAEEVSRYRDKPLTVGNDTVGNLRLTSVFKSDNTDALLKALPTILPVAVRTLDDGSQEIISK, encoded by the coding sequence ATGATGGATACTCGTGATTGCGCGTGCGGGCAAACGACGGTTCGCGATGAGGCGGCGCAGTGGTTTGTGCGTTTGCAGGAGCCGGCCATTGACGTCGAAGAGCGCCAGCGTTTCGAGTACTGGCTGAACGAGCACCCTCAGCACCGCGACGAATTTCAGTTGCTTCAGGGCCTGTGGACAGCCGCCGACCTGGTGCCGCGTGCGCGACTGCAAGCCTTGTGCGAAACCCCGTCGGCGCGCAGCAAACGTCGGCCGCTGGTGCGTTATGCGGTGGCGGCCAGTGTGGTGGCCGTGGCGCTGGGCCTGGGCCTGTTCAGCGGTTTGAATCAACCGGCGTCATACACCGCCGAGTATTCGACGACCATGGGCGAGCGTCGCCAGGTGGCGCTGCCGGACGGTTCGGTGATCGACCTGAACAGCCGCAGTCGTCTTCAGGTGCGCTTTGAAAAAAGTCAGCGCGGCATCGAATTGACGCAAGGCGAGGCGATGTTCAGCGTCGCCCATGACAGCGATCGGCCATTCGTGGTCCAAGCGGGCAGCGGCAAGGTCACGGTCACCGGCACGCGCTTCGATGTGCGTCGCGGCGCTCGTGACACCCGGGTCGTGGTGGAGCAGGGCACGGTCAGGGTTCAGGGGCACGGCGCGGCGGACAATGAGTTCGTCAACCTTACCGCTGGCCTGGGAACGCGCATTGATGCCCAGGGCAAAGTGGCCGCGGCCTATGCGGTCAACCCTGCGGAATTGACGGCCTGGCGCAACGGCAAACTGGTGTTCAACAACGCCAGCCTGGCCGAAGTGGCCGAGGAAGTGTCGCGTTATCGGGACAAGCCACTCACCGTCGGCAACGACACAGTGGGCAATCTGCGCCTGACTAGCGTGTTCAAATCCGACAACACCGACGCGCTGCTCAAGGCCTTGCCGACCATCTTGCCGGTGGCCGTGCGCACCCTCGATGACGGCAGTCAGGAAATAATTTCAAAATAA
- a CDS encoding diaminopimelate epimerase has product MTPFYDARGNIYAVVAPDAVRREGIDLPEQASLAAQTRTTWAVSAIEAFCAWAPGTQPPGSKDHRCDGLLVGPFQTSPPFDLLIVNTDGTLAERSGNGLTIFSQALSDQGLFPENAPCVLRVHHDKADTPSPGEISVNRAQVEGVQGFWLDLGKPAFGPEAVSAQGVTDVAFNGRGLSHVQSLSALDPAWSRSQFVRVGNPHCVTLVDDAEALPANEQMREARLSEGLTRIAYAMPTGAGRPCPTGVNLQWAMRESAGRIAARVFERGEGPTASSGTSASAVACAAWRVGWVVAGEVKVVMPGGTAPILLEETDGELSRVSLFGTARLMG; this is encoded by the coding sequence ATGACGCCGTTCTACGATGCTCGAGGCAATATCTACGCGGTAGTGGCGCCGGATGCAGTGCGCCGCGAAGGGATCGATTTACCTGAACAGGCCAGTCTGGCGGCGCAAACCCGCACGACCTGGGCAGTGTCGGCCATCGAGGCGTTCTGTGCCTGGGCGCCGGGCACGCAACCGCCCGGCAGCAAGGACCATCGTTGCGACGGTCTGCTAGTCGGCCCGTTTCAAACGTCGCCGCCGTTCGATCTGTTGATCGTCAACACCGACGGCACCCTGGCCGAGCGCAGTGGCAACGGGCTGACGATTTTCTCCCAGGCGCTCAGCGACCAAGGGCTGTTTCCGGAAAACGCGCCGTGTGTGCTCAGGGTTCATCACGACAAGGCCGACACGCCTTCGCCCGGTGAGATATCGGTGAACCGCGCGCAGGTCGAGGGTGTGCAGGGTTTCTGGCTGGATCTGGGCAAACCGGCGTTCGGGCCCGAGGCGGTCAGTGCTCAAGGGGTGACCGATGTGGCATTCAACGGTCGTGGGCTCAGCCACGTTCAATCGTTGTCGGCGCTGGATCCCGCCTGGTCCCGCAGCCAGTTCGTGCGGGTCGGCAATCCGCATTGCGTAACGCTTGTGGACGATGCCGAGGCATTGCCCGCCAATGAGCAGATGCGCGAAGCGCGATTGTCCGAAGGGTTGACGCGCATTGCCTACGCGATGCCGACCGGGGCAGGGCGACCGTGCCCGACGGGGGTTAATTTGCAATGGGCGATGCGCGAGTCAGCGGGGCGAATTGCTGCTCGGGTGTTTGAACGTGGGGAAGGGCCGACGGCGTCGTCCGGTACCAGTGCGAGCGCGGTGGCGTGTGCGGCGTGGCGCGTGGGTTGGGTGGTGGCGGGTGAGGTGAAGGTGGTGATGCCTGGTGGGACGGCGCCGATTTTGTTGGAGGAAACAGACGGGGAATTGAGTCGGGTCAGTTTGTTTGGTACGGCGCGGTTGATGGGGTGA
- the codA gene encoding cytosine deaminase — protein MHIINARLRNQEGLHELHLENGLISNIARQTEAPTLGPDDLDAGGNLVVPPFVEPHIHLDATLTAGEPRWNMSGTLFEGIECWGERKVTITEEDTKTRARKTIQALAAHGIQHVRTHVDVTDPQLTALKAMLEVREESRHLIDMQIVAFPQEGIESYRNGRELMEEAIRMGADVVGGIPHFEYTRDQGVSSVKFLMDLAERTGCLVDVHCDETDDPHSRFLEVLAEEARSRDMGSRVTASHTTAMGSYDNAYCAKLFRLLGHSGISFVSCPTESIHLQGRYDNFPKRRGVTRVNELLEAGMNVCFGQDSIVDPWYPLGNGNILRVLEAGLHICHMLGYRNLQSALDLVTDNSARAMNLGERYGLERGRPANLLILSADSDYEVIRSQGLPLYSVRDGKVLMKRQMPVVEFFGEQP, from the coding sequence ATGCACATCATCAACGCCCGCCTGCGCAACCAAGAAGGCCTGCATGAGTTGCACCTGGAAAACGGCCTGATCAGCAATATTGCCCGTCAGACCGAAGCGCCGACCCTGGGCCCCGATGATCTGGACGCCGGCGGCAACCTGGTGGTGCCGCCCTTCGTCGAACCGCACATCCACCTCGACGCCACGCTCACCGCCGGCGAACCGCGCTGGAACATGAGCGGCACGCTGTTCGAAGGCATCGAATGCTGGGGCGAGCGCAAGGTGACGATCACCGAGGAAGACACCAAGACCCGCGCCAGGAAAACCATCCAGGCCCTCGCCGCCCACGGCATCCAGCATGTGCGTACCCATGTCGATGTCACCGACCCGCAGCTGACGGCGCTGAAGGCGATGCTCGAAGTGCGCGAGGAAAGCCGGCACCTGATCGACATGCAAATCGTCGCTTTCCCCCAGGAAGGCATCGAGTCGTACCGCAACGGTCGTGAGCTGATGGAAGAAGCGATCCGCATGGGCGCGGACGTGGTCGGCGGGATTCCACATTTCGAATACACCCGCGATCAGGGCGTGAGCTCAGTGAAGTTCCTGATGGACCTGGCCGAACGCACCGGCTGCCTGGTGGACGTGCATTGCGATGAAACCGATGACCCGCACTCGCGGTTTCTCGAAGTGCTCGCCGAAGAAGCCCGCAGCCGCGACATGGGCTCGCGGGTCACGGCCAGCCACACCACGGCCATGGGCTCGTACGACAACGCGTACTGCGCCAAACTGTTTCGCCTGCTCGGGCATTCGGGGATCAGTTTTGTCTCCTGCCCCACCGAAAGCATTCACCTGCAAGGGCGCTACGACAACTTTCCGAAACGTCGTGGCGTCACTCGGGTGAATGAATTGCTCGAAGCGGGGATGAACGTGTGCTTCGGCCAGGACTCGATCGTCGACCCGTGGTATCCGCTGGGTAACGGCAACATTTTGCGGGTGCTCGAAGCGGGTTTGCACATCTGTCACATGCTCGGGTATCGCAACCTGCAAAGCGCGCTGGACCTGGTCACCGACAACAGCGCCAGGGCGATGAACCTGGGGGAGCGGTATGGACTGGAGCGCGGGCGGCCGGCGAATTTGCTGATTCTTTCGGCAGACAGCGATTACGAGGTGATCCGCAGTCAGGGCTTGCCGCTGTATTCGGTTCGTGATGGGAAGGTGTTGATGAAGCGGCAGATGCCGGTGGTGGAGTTTTTTGGTGAGCAACCCTGA
- a CDS encoding alpha/beta fold hydrolase: MTDWPLAQTYRFNGHSVRYAVRGDGPPLVFVHGTPFSSFVWHRIAPHFITSHRVHYFDLLGYGLSEKVEGDVSLGVQNELLTQLLEHWGLDCPDVVAHDFGGATVLRAHLLNGKDYRSLTLIDPVALTPWGSPFVQQVRQYEAAFSGVPDYIQRAIVSAYVRGAIKRDIPDDELAPYVQPWLGDPGQAAFYRQIAQMDQRYTREVEGLYPTVRCPVQILWGEDDQWIPIERGRALQQMIAGAQFHPIPNAGHLVQEDAPEAIVAALLRFLPKSP; the protein is encoded by the coding sequence ATGACTGACTGGCCGCTGGCTCAAACCTATCGCTTCAACGGGCACTCTGTCCGTTACGCCGTGCGTGGCGACGGCCCGCCGTTGGTGTTCGTGCATGGCACGCCGTTCTCTTCGTTTGTGTGGCACCGGATTGCGCCGCACTTCATCACGTCGCACCGGGTGCATTATTTCGACCTGCTGGGTTACGGGCTGTCCGAGAAGGTCGAAGGCGATGTGTCGCTGGGGGTGCAGAACGAGTTGTTGACCCAACTGCTGGAGCATTGGGGTCTGGATTGCCCGGATGTGGTGGCCCACGATTTCGGCGGCGCGACGGTGCTGCGCGCGCATCTGCTGAACGGCAAGGACTACCGCAGCCTGACGCTGATCGACCCGGTGGCGTTGACGCCGTGGGGTTCGCCGTTCGTGCAGCAGGTGCGTCAGTATGAAGCGGCGTTCAGCGGCGTGCCCGATTACATTCAGCGGGCGATTGTGTCGGCCTATGTTCGCGGGGCGATCAAGCGCGACATACCCGACGATGAACTCGCGCCCTACGTGCAACCGTGGCTGGGCGATCCGGGGCAAGCGGCGTTTTACCGGCAGATCGCGCAGATGGATCAGCGCTATACCCGTGAGGTCGAGGGGTTGTACCCGACGGTTCGTTGCCCGGTGCAGATTCTGTGGGGCGAGGATGATCAGTGGATCCCCATCGAGCGTGGCCGCGCGCTGCAGCAGATGATTGCGGGGGCGCAGTTTCACCCAATCCCCAATGCCGGGCATCTGGTTCAGGAAGATGCACCGGAGGCGATCGTCGCCGCGCTGCTGCGTTTTCTCCCCAAATCCCCCTGA
- the tynA gene encoding primary-amine oxidase, which yields MFTSFASLKRKPLARLALAISLGTLGLPYWAGTAQAHGGHAEMVPLQAGLEEFGATVKWDDYADLFVIAKDGVYLKVKPGSKVAMLNGKRMELSVPVVFKGKTAFMSKDFINQVFQSGLDKTFVVETRPNPLNPLSADEIKTAVEIIKQSEHYKPGFRFTEISVNEPPKDQVWNFVYSGQNVAQPRQANIVVLDGKHVVEGLVDLDSKTLKSWKPIEGAHGMVLLDDFATVQSAIEASPEYAQALTKRGISDVKKVVATPLTVGYFDGKDGLAQDKRLLKIVSYLNTGDGNYWAHPIEGLVAIVDLEQKKLIKIEDDAVIPVPMKSTPYDGRGRKGTSVKPLEIIEPEGKNYTISGNSIHWQNWDFHVRLDSRVGPILSTVTYDDKGKKRKIMYEGSLGGMIVPYGDPDGGWYFKAYLDSGDYGMGTLTSPIARGKDAPENAVLLDATIADYTGAPTSIPRAMAVFERYAGPEYKHQEMGQPNLSTERRELVVRWISTVGNYDYIFDWVFQQNGTIGIDAGATGIEAVKGVKSKTMHEATAKEDTRYGTLLDHNIVGTTHQHIYNFRLDMDVDGENNSLVEVNPVVAPNDRGGPRTSTMQTETKVVGTEQQAAQKFDPSTVRLLTNTSKENKVGNPVSYQLIPYAGGTHPVAKGANFGKDEWLYHRLSFMDKQLWVTRYNPEEKYPEGKYPNRSDKDAGLGQFTHDNQSIENSDDVVWLTTGTTHIARAEEWPIMPTEWVHVLLKPWNFFDETPTLNLNVPQ from the coding sequence ATGTTCACCTCCTTTGCCTCACTGAAAAGAAAACCCCTCGCCCGCCTCGCGCTGGCCATCAGCCTTGGCACGCTTGGCCTGCCTTACTGGGCGGGCACCGCTCAGGCCCATGGCGGGCACGCCGAGATGGTGCCGCTGCAAGCGGGCCTTGAGGAGTTTGGGGCCACGGTGAAATGGGACGACTACGCCGACCTGTTCGTGATTGCCAAGGACGGCGTTTATCTCAAGGTCAAACCGGGCAGCAAGGTCGCCATGCTCAACGGCAAACGGATGGAGCTGAGTGTGCCGGTGGTGTTCAAGGGCAAGACCGCTTTCATGTCCAAGGACTTCATCAATCAGGTGTTCCAGTCCGGCCTGGACAAGACCTTTGTCGTCGAGACGCGCCCTAACCCGCTCAACCCGCTGAGCGCGGATGAGATCAAGACCGCTGTCGAGATCATCAAGCAATCGGAGCACTACAAACCCGGTTTCCGCTTCACGGAAATATCGGTCAACGAGCCGCCGAAGGATCAGGTGTGGAATTTCGTCTACAGCGGGCAAAACGTCGCCCAACCGCGCCAGGCCAACATTGTGGTGCTCGACGGCAAGCATGTGGTTGAAGGCCTGGTCGATCTCGACAGCAAGACGCTCAAATCGTGGAAGCCGATCGAAGGCGCCCACGGCATGGTCCTGCTGGATGACTTCGCGACGGTGCAATCGGCGATTGAAGCGAGCCCCGAGTATGCGCAGGCGCTGACCAAACGCGGTATCAGCGATGTGAAGAAGGTGGTGGCCACGCCGTTGACGGTCGGTTACTTCGACGGCAAGGACGGCCTGGCGCAGGACAAGCGCCTGTTGAAAATCGTCAGCTATCTGAATACCGGTGATGGCAACTATTGGGCACACCCGATCGAGGGGCTGGTGGCGATTGTCGATCTGGAGCAGAAGAAACTGATCAAGATCGAAGACGACGCGGTCATTCCGGTGCCGATGAAATCGACGCCGTACGACGGACGCGGGCGTAAGGGCACGTCGGTCAAGCCGCTGGAGATCATCGAGCCCGAAGGCAAAAACTACACCATCTCCGGCAACAGCATTCACTGGCAGAACTGGGACTTCCACGTTCGCCTCGACTCGCGGGTCGGCCCGATCCTGTCCACCGTCACTTATGACGACAAGGGCAAGAAACGCAAAATCATGTACGAAGGCTCGCTGGGCGGCATGATTGTGCCTTATGGCGATCCGGATGGCGGCTGGTACTTCAAGGCTTATCTCGACTCGGGCGATTACGGCATGGGCACGCTGACCTCGCCGATTGCGCGCGGTAAAGATGCTCCAGAAAACGCCGTGCTGCTGGACGCCACCATTGCCGACTACACCGGCGCCCCGACTTCGATTCCCCGCGCCATGGCGGTGTTCGAGCGCTACGCCGGCCCGGAATACAAACACCAGGAAATGGGCCAGCCCAACCTCAGCACCGAGCGTCGCGAACTGGTGGTGCGCTGGATCAGCACCGTCGGCAACTACGACTACATTTTCGACTGGGTCTTCCAGCAAAACGGCACCATTGGCATCGACGCCGGCGCCACCGGCATTGAAGCGGTCAAGGGCGTCAAATCGAAAACCATGCACGAAGCCACCGCCAAGGAAGACACGCGCTACGGCACGCTGCTGGACCACAACATCGTCGGCACCACGCACCAGCACATCTACAACTTCCGCCTGGACATGGACGTGGACGGTGAGAACAACTCGCTGGTGGAAGTGAACCCGGTGGTAGCCCCGAACGACCGTGGCGGGCCGCGCACCAGCACGATGCAGACCGAAACCAAAGTCGTCGGCACCGAGCAGCAAGCCGCGCAGAAATTCGACCCGTCGACTGTTCGCCTGCTGACCAATACCAGCAAGGAAAACAAAGTCGGCAACCCGGTTTCCTATCAGTTGATTCCGTACGCCGGCGGCACGCACCCGGTGGCCAAGGGTGCCAATTTCGGCAAGGACGAATGGCTCTATCACCGCCTGAGTTTCATGGACAAACAGCTGTGGGTGACGCGCTACAACCCGGAAGAAAAGTACCCGGAAGGCAAGTACCCGAACCGCTCGGACAAGGATGCGGGGCTTGGGCAGTTCACCCACGACAACCAGTCCATCGAAAACAGCGATGACGTGGTCTGGCTGACCACCGGCACCACGCACATCGCCCGTGCGGAGGAATGGCCGATCATGCCGACCGAGTGGGTGCATGTGCTGTTGAAGCCGTGGAATTTCTTCGATGAGACGCCGACGCTGAACCTCAACGTGCCGCAGTAA
- a CDS encoding sigma-70 family RNA polymerase sigma factor → MTPKLPRRHGFFEHYEELVGTWTRRLRNRQQAEDLAHDTFVRVLESDSAAVQQPRAYLHQTARNIAVDGYRREDRRGAMESEAVDHSVSSSGDPEHFMHAIQLADSIERALTELPVNCRKVFVWQKIEGLTQAEIAERLGLSKNMVEKYMIRTLRHLRDRLDGLQP, encoded by the coding sequence ATGACCCCCAAGTTGCCCCGCAGACACGGCTTTTTCGAGCATTACGAAGAGTTGGTTGGCACCTGGACCCGTCGCCTGAGAAATCGTCAGCAGGCCGAGGATCTGGCCCACGACACTTTCGTGCGGGTGCTTGAGTCCGATTCGGCGGCGGTGCAGCAGCCCCGGGCGTATTTGCACCAGACTGCGCGCAACATCGCGGTGGATGGTTATCGGCGTGAGGATCGGCGGGGCGCCATGGAGTCGGAGGCGGTTGATCACAGTGTGTCGTCGTCCGGCGACCCGGAGCATTTCATGCATGCGATCCAGTTGGCTGATTCCATTGAACGGGCGCTCACCGAGTTGCCGGTCAACTGTCGCAAGGTTTTTGTGTGGCAGAAGATCGAAGGGCTGACCCAGGCTGAAATCGCCGAACGCCTGGGACTGTCCAAGAACATGGTGGAAAAGTATATGATCCGCACCCTGCGGCATCTGCGCGACCGCCTCGACGGTTTGCAACCATGA
- the queD gene encoding 6-carboxytetrahydropterin synthase QueD, whose translation MEIFKEFTFESAHRLPHVPEGHKCGRLHGHSFKVAIHLSGDLDPHTGWIRDFSEIKAIFKPLYERLDHNYLNDIPGLENPTSEVLAKWIWVELKPLLPELSAIRIHETCTSGCIYRGE comes from the coding sequence GTGGAAATCTTCAAAGAATTTACCTTCGAATCCGCCCACCGCCTGCCCCACGTCCCGGAAGGCCACAAGTGCGGCCGCCTGCACGGTCACTCGTTCAAAGTGGCGATTCATTTGAGTGGCGATCTGGATCCGCATACTGGCTGGATTCGCGACTTCTCGGAGATCAAGGCGATCTTCAAGCCGTTGTATGAGCGCCTGGATCACAACTATTTGAATGACATTCCGGGGTTGGAGAATCCGACCAGTGAAGTGTTGGCGAAGTGGATCTGGGTTGAACTCAAGCCATTGCTGCCAGAACTGAGCGCGATCCGTATTCACGAGACCTGCACCAGCGGTTGCATCTATCGCGGCGAATAA